Proteins encoded in a region of the Streptococcus sanguinis genome:
- a CDS encoding phosphoenolpyruvate synthase, whose protein sequence is MKRIKQTGLDQVGGKAYHLLKMQAAGLPVPDFAVFAFDFFQKSASSADLERMEAAYRSGELDLSQLSQQLQDWAREQYSQEDLTAAENWIHQEFSQKDCRFAVRSSATIEDGKASSFAGQFESQLNVKPEGLKEAIQATLLSLYQESALSYLFEQGQSLKQAQMICLVQVMQEGDLSGIYFTANPKGILNEHIIVIGRGLGNKVVEDKIPTTMVTLHPKDQLFYTEQTKDSPELSQEQLEELQALASQVSQLFGPYMDMEFTFANGQLYLLQARPITTLPEGQRIILDNSNIVESYPGVSSPLTISFIQEAYASIFRSLAQRLVGKDAPELAAYEATFQNMLQPVNSRVYYQIQSWYQLLQLLPFSKKIIPIWQDMLGVRETEVPQMPVHLSAFKRLQIMLRIIREFWTSPKQMRQLEEQFAQIQREYEASFSPDADAETLIALVSKLKEDILAHWDITLVNDLYAFVYTGLLKKSRRGGAVQAEIAGIEQIESMRPALALQALTAQLKAEENAAIRQAMASESPAVFLSLQHPLVQEIAHFIHEFGDRAPEELKLETPTFRTHPERLLKLLLQMCQQEEKRLAPQKLEEEVQKSGWWTNFLRKRAMTGVKYRESSRLNRTRIYGMMRQIFRTLGQQLAERGLLATPDDVFYLTKEELFELTIKPRDVSGLIAERREKLEADKELPTFSRYVFAGQAFEKYLKPQNRTSSHNTGNQVLQGIGCSPGCVKSQVLVVEDVQEIEFAQDRIIVTKMTDPGWVYLLTQAKGVIAEQGSLLSHTAIISRELGIPSIVNVRGACSQLQNGDWIEMDGLTGKIRLIKEEDHAGN, encoded by the coding sequence ATGAAAAGAATCAAGCAGACAGGGCTTGATCAGGTCGGTGGCAAGGCCTATCATTTGCTGAAAATGCAGGCTGCTGGATTGCCGGTTCCTGACTTTGCAGTGTTTGCTTTTGACTTTTTTCAAAAATCTGCCAGCTCTGCTGACTTGGAGCGGATGGAAGCAGCCTATCGGTCTGGAGAGTTGGACTTGTCCCAGTTAAGTCAGCAACTGCAGGACTGGGCCAGAGAGCAGTATAGTCAAGAAGATCTAACAGCGGCAGAAAACTGGATTCATCAGGAGTTTTCTCAGAAAGACTGTCGCTTTGCAGTCCGCTCATCTGCAACCATTGAGGATGGGAAGGCTTCATCCTTTGCCGGTCAATTTGAGAGCCAGCTCAATGTGAAGCCAGAAGGGCTTAAAGAAGCTATCCAAGCTACTTTACTTTCTCTTTATCAGGAGTCGGCTCTTAGCTATCTATTTGAGCAAGGCCAGTCTTTGAAGCAAGCTCAGATGATTTGTCTTGTGCAGGTCATGCAGGAGGGAGACTTGTCTGGTATTTACTTCACGGCTAATCCCAAGGGTATTTTGAATGAGCATATCATTGTCATCGGTCGGGGCTTGGGCAATAAGGTTGTGGAGGATAAAATTCCTACAACCATGGTGACCCTCCATCCCAAGGACCAGCTCTTTTATACAGAGCAGACGAAGGACTCACCAGAATTATCACAGGAACAACTCGAGGAGTTACAAGCCTTGGCGAGTCAGGTGAGTCAGCTTTTCGGACCTTATATGGATATGGAGTTTACCTTCGCGAATGGCCAACTCTATCTCTTGCAGGCACGCCCTATTACCACCTTGCCAGAGGGACAGCGGATTATTCTGGACAACAGCAACATTGTCGAGAGTTATCCGGGCGTTTCCAGTCCTCTGACTATTAGTTTTATCCAAGAGGCTTATGCCAGCATTTTCCGAAGTCTGGCTCAACGCTTGGTTGGCAAGGATGCCCCTGAGTTGGCTGCCTATGAAGCTACTTTTCAAAATATGCTGCAGCCGGTCAATAGCCGAGTCTATTACCAGATTCAGAGCTGGTATCAGCTGCTGCAGCTTTTACCTTTTTCGAAGAAAATCATTCCAATCTGGCAGGATATGCTGGGAGTGCGAGAGACAGAGGTACCTCAGATGCCGGTGCACCTTTCTGCTTTCAAACGCCTGCAAATCATGCTCCGCATTATTCGAGAGTTTTGGACGTCCCCCAAGCAAATGCGGCAATTGGAAGAGCAGTTTGCCCAGATTCAGCGCGAATACGAAGCGAGCTTTTCTCCCGACGCAGATGCAGAGACCTTGATTGCCTTGGTAAGCAAGCTAAAAGAGGATATTCTGGCTCACTGGGACATTACGCTGGTCAATGACCTCTATGCCTTTGTCTATACTGGACTCCTGAAGAAGTCGCGTCGCGGCGGAGCTGTCCAGGCTGAGATTGCAGGAATTGAGCAGATTGAAAGTATGCGGCCGGCTTTGGCTCTGCAGGCTTTAACAGCTCAGCTGAAAGCGGAAGAAAATGCAGCGATTAGACAAGCCATGGCAAGTGAAAGTCCAGCAGTCTTTCTAAGTCTCCAGCATCCTTTGGTTCAAGAAATAGCCCATTTTATCCATGAATTTGGTGATCGGGCTCCGGAAGAGTTGAAGTTAGAAACTCCAACCTTTCGAACGCACCCAGAGCGTCTGCTCAAGCTCCTGCTGCAAATGTGCCAGCAAGAGGAGAAGAGGTTGGCTCCTCAGAAACTTGAAGAAGAGGTGCAAAAATCAGGCTGGTGGACAAATTTTCTTCGCAAGCGAGCCATGACTGGTGTTAAATATCGGGAAAGCTCCCGCTTAAACCGCACACGGATCTACGGCATGATGCGGCAGATTTTCAGAACATTGGGTCAGCAATTAGCCGAGCGAGGGTTGCTGGCTACGCCTGACGATGTTTTTTACCTGACAAAGGAAGAGCTGTTTGAGTTGACAATAAAGCCCAGAGATGTCAGTGGCTTGATAGCCGAGCGTCGAGAGAAGTTGGAGGCTGATAAGGAGCTGCCAACTTTTAGTCGCTATGTTTTTGCTGGACAGGCCTTTGAGAAATATCTGAAACCGCAAAACCGCACCAGCAGTCATAATACAGGTAATCAAGTCTTACAAGGGATTGGCTGCTCACCTGGCTGCGTTAAGTCCCAGGTTTTGGTCGTGGAAGATGTGCAGGAGATTGAGTTTGCTCAGGACCGGATTATCGTGACCAAGATGACCGATCCGGGCTGGGTCTATCTTCTGACCCAAGCCAAGGGTGTCATTGCCGAGCAGGGGTCTTTGCTCTCGCACACAGCTATTATTTCCCGAGAGTTAGGTATTCCTTCCATTGTCAATGTCAGAGGTGCTTGCAGCCAGCTGCAAAACGGTGATTGGATTGAGATGGATGGCCTTACTGGCAAGATTCGACTAATCAAGGAGGAAGACCATGCTGGAAATTAA
- a CDS encoding UbiA family prenyltransferase, with amino-acid sequence MFKRLAVYYKEMFPLLPRFFVAAIMFFEIYFVLLLNDGVTKFHFDHQELIGIFTIFVFLMILRIADDFKDYETDRRLFPHRALPSGRVKKKDLAIALSFIVAVSVILNILFMNNIGWFLFLYIYGTLMSFWFFKRDKIQNSLPLALVTHNPVMMILNLYTISFVCYKYNLPLLSLPTVLLAFTMYFPSLIWEVCRKIRAPKDETEYVTYSMLFGYKKATRFIEVVTLLDILTNFALLWNISHVGVVVLVLNVIWMTVQFEQFIKDPTRFNIRERVERYTYITETTMVLSVAVYLLMGVL; translated from the coding sequence ATGTTTAAACGATTAGCTGTTTATTATAAGGAAATGTTCCCTTTGCTGCCGCGCTTTTTTGTGGCTGCCATCATGTTTTTTGAGATTTATTTTGTCCTCTTGCTCAATGACGGAGTGACCAAGTTTCACTTTGACCATCAGGAGTTGATTGGGATTTTTACGATTTTTGTCTTTCTGATGATTCTGCGGATTGCGGATGATTTCAAGGACTATGAGACCGACAGACGTCTCTTTCCTCATCGGGCTCTGCCATCTGGCCGGGTGAAAAAGAAGGACTTGGCTATTGCCCTCAGCTTTATCGTAGCTGTGTCTGTGATTCTCAATATTCTCTTTATGAACAATATTGGCTGGTTCCTCTTTCTCTATATCTACGGAACTCTCATGTCTTTCTGGTTCTTTAAGCGAGACAAAATTCAAAATTCCTTGCCTCTGGCTCTTGTGACCCATAATCCGGTCATGATGATTTTGAATCTCTATACTATCTCTTTTGTCTGCTACAAGTACAATCTGCCTCTCTTGTCCCTGCCGACCGTTTTGCTGGCCTTTACCATGTATTTCCCAAGTCTGATCTGGGAAGTCTGCCGCAAGATTCGGGCGCCAAAAGACGAGACCGAGTATGTGACCTATTCTATGCTTTTTGGCTACAAAAAAGCCACCCGCTTTATCGAGGTGGTGACTCTGCTGGATATCTTGACCAATTTCGCTCTTCTCTGGAATATTTCCCATGTCGGAGTGGTGGTCTTGGTGCTGAATGTCATCTGGATGACTGTCCAGTTTGAGCAGTTTATCAAGGATCCAACTCGCTTTAATATCCGGGAGCGGGTGGAGCGTTATACTTATATCACGGAGACAACCATGGTTCTGTCCGTTGCTGTCTATCTCTTGATGGGGGTACTTTGA
- a CDS encoding phosphatidylserine decarboxylase, whose protein sequence is MVKVYQRKTGQVVEPTEYKAGLLDKLYGTAWGRFLLPILTRPSLSYLLTLKDYTPLSRKKIAAFVESYQLDLADYEDGPYPSFAAFFQRKIKPELRPICPDSQVLAVADAKLEAFTISQDLRLMIKGQSYRLADLLLDEELVQLFSGGTALVYRLGVEDLHRYLAAESGRITQRRKIKGRLHTVRQVAQKRRLIYKENKREYCLLDTELGPVLQMEVGALLVGRIYNHNQDRLVRGQEKGCFGLGGSTILVLYPADTIRLDQDILTYSDLGIETQIQMGEKIGEKLCLND, encoded by the coding sequence ATGGTTAAGGTCTATCAGAGAAAGACTGGCCAAGTAGTGGAACCGACAGAATACAAGGCGGGTCTGTTAGACAAGCTTTATGGTACTGCTTGGGGTCGCTTCTTATTGCCTATCTTGACCCGACCTAGCCTGTCTTATCTTCTGACTTTGAAAGACTACACTCCTTTATCTCGCAAGAAAATAGCAGCTTTTGTGGAAAGTTATCAGCTGGATCTGGCTGACTATGAAGATGGCCCCTATCCTAGCTTTGCGGCTTTTTTCCAGAGGAAAATCAAGCCAGAACTGCGTCCAATCTGTCCTGACAGTCAAGTGCTGGCAGTGGCGGATGCCAAGCTGGAGGCTTTTACCATCAGTCAGGACTTGCGGCTGATGATTAAGGGGCAGTCATACAGGCTAGCTGACCTACTGCTGGATGAAGAGTTGGTTCAGCTGTTTAGTGGCGGAACAGCGCTGGTTTATCGACTGGGAGTGGAAGACCTGCACCGCTATCTGGCAGCTGAATCCGGCAGAATTACCCAAAGACGAAAAATCAAGGGACGCCTGCATACGGTCAGACAGGTAGCCCAGAAGCGGCGCTTGATTTACAAGGAAAATAAAAGAGAATACTGTCTTTTAGATACCGAGCTAGGGCCAGTCTTGCAGATGGAAGTAGGGGCGCTCTTGGTCGGAAGAATTTACAATCACAATCAGGACCGTTTGGTCCGAGGACAGGAGAAGGGGTGCTTTGGTCTGGGCGGCTCAACCATTCTTGTCCTCTATCCGGCAGACACGATTCGCTTGGATCAGGATATCCTGACTTACTCAGACCTCGGAATAGAAACCCAGATTCAAATGGGTGAAAAGATTGGAGAAAAGCTATGTTTAAACGATTAG
- a CDS encoding CDP-alcohol phosphatidyltransferase family protein produces MKKNEPLFIGEYDKSVILTYTGAAFALLAVYAIIQSQLRLAMMAFIVSGICDLFDGVVARRMKRTESQKRFGIEIDSLCDMISFAALPAVLLMIQLPLGGANIILAVLYVLAAVTRLAHFNRLAKHDEGSGSYFIGLPVTYSALFFPLTYLVCQWLAPGFFAWVWLGLSLLLTFLFVYNCRIPKPNKLAYLVFAILAVASLIGLGVLPHG; encoded by the coding sequence ATGAAGAAGAATGAACCTTTGTTTATCGGTGAATACGACAAATCTGTTATCCTGACCTATACGGGCGCTGCTTTTGCACTGTTGGCAGTCTATGCCATCATTCAGTCCCAGCTGCGGTTAGCTATGATGGCCTTTATCGTTAGCGGTATCTGTGACCTCTTTGATGGTGTGGTGGCGCGGCGGATGAAGCGGACTGAAAGTCAGAAGCGCTTCGGCATTGAAATTGATTCGCTCTGCGACATGATTAGCTTTGCGGCTCTCCCGGCTGTGCTCCTCATGATCCAGTTGCCCTTGGGAGGGGCCAATATCATCTTGGCTGTCCTCTATGTCTTAGCTGCGGTTACACGCTTGGCTCATTTTAATCGCTTGGCCAAGCATGATGAAGGATCTGGCTCTTATTTTATCGGCTTGCCAGTGACTTACAGCGCCCTCTTTTTCCCTCTGACCTATCTGGTATGTCAATGGTTGGCGCCTGGTTTCTTTGCTTGGGTGTGGTTGGGCTTGTCTCTTTTGCTGACCTTCCTATTTGTATACAACTGCCGAATTCCCAAGCCGAATAAGCTGGCCTATCTGGTCTTTGCGATTCTAGCTGTTGCAAGTCTGATTGGTCTGGGGGTTCTCCCGCATGGTTAA
- a CDS encoding PEP/pyruvate-binding domain-containing protein, with protein MKELWLEKEPSAVYGGKINQLINLCQLGLSVPRALILPADQVMAWLKVALPEYSKQGLKELIELGKEEIAERLQQYPLDPAWLQELVAFCQENQAYIVRSSALLEDGQTMSFAGQYDSIGNCRTLSEIEQGIRSCLLSLFNPEALAYWQRHGLAEQDFAMAVLIQEQIESDFSGVCFSLDVATNQDQTMLLEYVKGSAESLVSGQVNPEQLTLSWYKPDWSKFEKVEIPLAVLQKLHAQVLEIVAYFGRPMDIEWCAVQEQIYLLQARPITTVPTKIDSGRWTTANFRDGGVAAQPCPNLMWSLYCHSWQEALSSFLLAIGLEPEGVMPPLMRLHYARPFWNLGVVKQGMEQIPGYIERDFDDELGVNKDYQGQGFTSKLSPALLLNFLRVALKTQKVTKNFLHQAPDKLQDLRQQFTRLNQEIQELNDQSLLHQVESLWQLVLNQAYLDSEGTYFWQAYINTVQLSMKKTSLLKWLSVDEFFQLIAKLGNVSHTKPLTRMLEVADLILADEKLTDDWLKLSVEELQELTAQYPERADFIKIQDFQKDFGYHSDRELDLRVASYEEDAHQVMIAVQQLVVDSAYYQAAKASLSPVSEPELDLAHLSRAKQKKIEKISEDLRNLLWWREEFKDISTRYYHLIRQISLKLGRAYEKRGFLKNEQDIFYIKKESLTSFMEGQMTADQLQEEAADNQHYCQAYRNFEPAGDLTDKEISPEEVAHDSQTLLTGMPASSGQVTGRVRVLLDLADIETIEPGEILVTRYTDTGWSYVFGILGGLVTEYGGVLCHASIVARECGIPALVCAKNATQLLETGMLVTLDGRRGEIRIHEEE; from the coding sequence ATGAAAGAACTATGGCTGGAAAAAGAGCCTTCGGCCGTCTATGGCGGTAAAATCAATCAGTTAATCAACCTCTGTCAGCTGGGGCTTTCGGTGCCTAGGGCTCTAATATTGCCGGCAGACCAAGTCATGGCTTGGCTAAAAGTAGCTCTGCCAGAATACTCAAAACAGGGACTTAAAGAATTAATCGAACTGGGCAAGGAGGAAATTGCGGAGCGTTTGCAGCAATATCCCTTGGATCCAGCTTGGCTACAGGAGTTAGTAGCTTTTTGTCAGGAAAATCAAGCTTATATCGTTCGCAGCAGTGCCCTTTTAGAAGATGGACAGACCATGTCATTTGCCGGTCAATATGACTCGATTGGCAACTGCCGGACACTGTCAGAAATTGAGCAGGGCATTCGTTCTTGTCTGCTTTCCCTCTTTAATCCAGAAGCATTGGCCTACTGGCAGCGTCATGGGCTTGCTGAGCAGGATTTTGCTATGGCAGTGCTGATTCAGGAGCAGATAGAGTCTGACTTTAGCGGTGTCTGCTTTTCCCTAGACGTGGCGACCAATCAGGACCAGACCATGCTTCTTGAGTATGTAAAAGGCTCAGCTGAGAGCTTGGTTAGCGGTCAAGTCAATCCTGAGCAGCTGACTCTTTCTTGGTACAAGCCGGACTGGAGCAAGTTTGAAAAAGTTGAAATCCCTCTGGCAGTCTTGCAGAAACTGCACGCGCAGGTTTTGGAGATTGTGGCGTATTTTGGTCGGCCGATGGATATTGAGTGGTGTGCTGTCCAAGAGCAAATCTATCTGCTGCAGGCTCGGCCCATCACGACAGTACCAACTAAAATCGACAGTGGTCGCTGGACGACGGCGAATTTTCGGGATGGAGGAGTGGCGGCCCAGCCCTGTCCCAACCTGATGTGGAGCCTTTACTGCCATTCTTGGCAAGAGGCACTCTCTAGCTTTTTGCTGGCAATTGGCCTAGAGCCTGAAGGTGTGATGCCTCCGCTGATGCGTCTTCATTATGCTCGGCCTTTCTGGAACTTAGGCGTAGTCAAGCAAGGCATGGAGCAGATTCCGGGTTATATTGAGCGAGACTTTGATGATGAGCTGGGAGTCAATAAAGACTACCAAGGTCAAGGTTTTACCAGCAAATTAAGTCCAGCCCTGCTCTTGAATTTCCTGCGGGTAGCCTTGAAAACGCAAAAAGTAACTAAGAATTTTCTGCATCAGGCACCAGACAAGCTGCAAGACCTGCGCCAGCAATTTACCCGCCTGAATCAAGAAATCCAAGAACTGAACGACCAAAGCCTGCTGCATCAGGTCGAGAGTCTTTGGCAGTTAGTGCTAAATCAGGCTTATTTAGACAGTGAGGGAACTTATTTTTGGCAGGCCTACATCAATACGGTCCAGCTGTCTATGAAAAAGACCAGTCTGCTCAAATGGCTGTCTGTAGATGAGTTTTTCCAGTTGATTGCTAAGTTGGGAAATGTTTCACACACCAAGCCTTTAACTCGAATGCTGGAAGTTGCGGATCTTATTCTAGCAGATGAAAAGCTGACAGACGACTGGTTGAAGCTATCGGTGGAAGAATTGCAGGAACTGACTGCACAATATCCTGAGCGAGCTGATTTCATCAAGATTCAGGATTTCCAAAAGGATTTTGGCTATCACTCGGATCGGGAGCTGGACTTGCGAGTAGCTAGTTACGAAGAAGATGCTCATCAGGTTATGATAGCAGTCCAGCAATTGGTTGTTGATTCAGCTTACTACCAGGCGGCCAAAGCTTCGCTCAGTCCTGTCTCAGAGCCTGAGCTGGATTTGGCTCATCTATCTCGAGCCAAGCAGAAAAAGATAGAAAAAATCAGCGAAGACTTGCGGAACTTGCTTTGGTGGCGGGAGGAGTTCAAGGATATTTCCACGCGCTATTACCACCTCATTCGCCAGATTAGCCTCAAACTCGGCCGAGCCTATGAAAAGCGAGGCTTTCTGAAAAATGAACAAGATATTTTTTACATTAAGAAAGAAAGCCTGACTTCCTTTATGGAAGGGCAAATGACTGCTGACCAGCTCCAAGAAGAAGCAGCAGATAATCAGCACTATTGCCAGGCCTATCGGAATTTTGAGCCAGCGGGGGATTTGACCGACAAAGAGATTAGCCCGGAAGAGGTAGCCCATGATAGTCAGACTCTTCTGACAGGGATGCCAGCCAGCAGCGGTCAGGTGACCGGTCGGGTTCGAGTTCTCTTGGATTTGGCGGATATTGAGACAATTGAACCGGGAGAAATTCTTGTCACTCGCTATACAGATACGGGCTGGAGCTATGTTTTCGGTATTCTAGGAGGTCTTGTGACAGAGTATGGCGGGGTTCTCTGCCATGCCTCCATTGTCGCTCGGGAATGCGGGATTCCAGCTCTGGTCTGCGCTAAGAATGCAACTCAGCTGCTAGAAACTGGCATGCTGGTTACTTTAGATGGAAGAAGAGGAGAAATAAGAATTCATGAAGAAGAATGA
- a CDS encoding CDP-archaeol synthase — protein MQSILALYITLMPVILAGVLNMIFCKSSLLEAAYRPMDAGLILKDGKRLFGANKTWKGFLGMIVWGALAQILWGLLLKGIPTLEKLHLVYAFYENTVLFNLMLGALLGLAYVLFELPNSFIKRRLEIREGKTAENGWKWTFIWIDQIDSLIGCIIFLLFYIPLSWKQMLGIIILGAGTHLGVNRLLYWAKLRKNRM, from the coding sequence ATGCAATCGATTCTTGCCTTATATATCACCCTGATGCCGGTCATTCTGGCTGGAGTTCTGAATATGATCTTTTGCAAGTCTTCACTGTTAGAGGCGGCTTATCGACCAATGGATGCTGGGTTGATTTTAAAGGATGGGAAGAGGCTTTTTGGGGCTAACAAGACCTGGAAAGGTTTCTTGGGCATGATTGTCTGGGGAGCTTTGGCGCAGATCCTTTGGGGATTGCTCTTAAAGGGTATTCCCACCCTAGAGAAGCTGCACTTGGTCTATGCCTTCTACGAAAATACCGTGCTATTTAATCTGATGCTTGGGGCTCTTTTGGGGCTGGCTTATGTTTTGTTTGAGCTGCCTAATAGCTTCATCAAGCGCCGGTTGGAAATAAGAGAGGGCAAGACGGCGGAGAATGGCTGGAAATGGACCTTTATCTGGATAGACCAGATTGATTCCTTGATTGGCTGTATCATTTTCTTGCTTTTCTATATTCCTCTGTCCTGGAAGCAGATGCTGGGCATTATAATCCTGGGGGCAGGCACGCATCTAGGAGTCAATCGTCTGCTCTACTGGGCTAAACTTAGAAAAAATCGTATGTGA
- the galE gene encoding UDP-glucose 4-epimerase GalE: MAILVLGGAGYIGSHMVDRLVAAGKEEVVVVDNLVTGHRAAVHLQAVFYEGDLADKDFMRDVFAKHPSIDAVIHFAAFSLVAESMVDPLKYFDNNTAGMVSLLEVMQECGVKNIVFSSTAATYGIPEEVPILETTPQKPINPYGESKLMMETIMSWADQAYGIKFVALRYFNVAGAKPDGSIGEDHGPETHLLPIVLQVAQGKREKIAVFGDDYDTPDGTNVRDYVHPFDLADAHILAVEHLRAGQPSDAFNLGSSTGFSNLQIVEAARKVTGHPIPLEIAERRPGDPDTLIASSEKARNVLGWQPKFDNIETIIETAWKWHSSHPNGYDDRG; encoded by the coding sequence ATGGCAATTTTAGTATTAGGCGGAGCTGGCTATATCGGCTCGCACATGGTAGACCGTTTGGTAGCAGCAGGCAAGGAAGAGGTAGTCGTCGTTGATAATTTGGTGACTGGTCATCGGGCAGCAGTTCATCTGCAAGCAGTCTTTTATGAGGGTGATTTAGCTGATAAGGACTTTATGCGTGATGTCTTTGCCAAACATCCATCCATCGATGCAGTCATTCACTTTGCTGCTTTTTCACTGGTGGCAGAGTCTATGGTGGATCCGCTCAAGTATTTTGACAATAACACAGCTGGCATGGTTTCTCTCTTGGAGGTCATGCAGGAATGCGGTGTTAAAAATATTGTCTTTTCTTCGACAGCGGCGACTTATGGCATTCCTGAGGAAGTTCCGATTCTGGAAACGACTCCGCAAAAGCCTATCAATCCTTATGGTGAGAGCAAACTCATGATGGAGACCATTATGAGCTGGGCAGACCAGGCCTATGGCATCAAGTTTGTAGCCCTGCGTTATTTCAATGTGGCCGGTGCCAAACCTGACGGTTCAATCGGTGAGGATCACGGTCCTGAAACCCATCTCCTGCCCATTGTGCTTCAGGTGGCTCAGGGCAAACGTGAGAAGATTGCCGTCTTTGGCGATGATTACGATACTCCGGACGGGACCAATGTCCGCGATTATGTCCATCCTTTCGACTTGGCTGACGCCCATATTTTGGCTGTCGAGCACCTGCGTGCTGGTCAACCATCTGATGCCTTTAACCTTGGCTCTTCGACTGGTTTTTCCAATCTTCAGATTGTAGAAGCCGCCCGCAAGGTGACCGGCCATCCTATTCCTTTGGAAATAGCAGAGCGGCGCCCAGGGGATCCGGATACGCTGATTGCTTCCTCTGAGAAAGCAAGAAATGTTCTGGGCTGGCAGCCGAAATTTGACAATATCGAAACCATTATCGAAACCGCTTGGAAATGGCATTCCAGTCATCCAAATGGATATGATGACAGAGGATAA
- the galT gene encoding UDP-glucose--hexose-1-phosphate uridylyltransferase translates to MSKKLLDAFVSAVIDNSTFEEMDTIYLSNRVMALVGEAVAEQETEAEQIIDLKDDLVAVAVKNGKIGDTLAEQDVLGAELMNLITPSPSQLNRDFWTTYASNPEQAVADFYRLSQKNGYIKVKAIAKNIAFKAPTAYGDLEITINLSKPEKDPKEIAAAKKAKNSHYPSCQLCMENEGYQGRLDHPARANHRIIRFDLSSQEWGFQYSPYAYFNEHCIFLHSQHLPMAISRLTFERLLNIVETFPGYFAGSNADLPIVGGSILTHDHYQGGRHTFPMEIAELDCSFTFIGFEEVEAGIVKWPMSVIRLRSEKKEQLIKLADKLLQAWRTYSDPSVQVLAESEGEPHHTITPIARRKDGSFELDLVLRDNQTSPEHPDGIYHPHRDVQHIKKENIGLIEVMGLAILPPRLKEELKQVKLFLMGEDCQVAAYHQEWANQLKGQNPDVTAETVDEVVQESVGQIFSRVLEDAGVYKRTEEGQAAFMRFVQSVHPALGNVL, encoded by the coding sequence ATGTCCAAGAAGTTACTGGATGCTTTTGTATCTGCAGTGATTGACAATAGCACTTTTGAGGAAATGGACACTATCTATCTGAGCAATCGTGTCATGGCTTTAGTCGGAGAGGCAGTTGCAGAGCAGGAGACAGAGGCTGAGCAGATAATTGACCTGAAGGATGACTTGGTAGCTGTGGCTGTGAAGAATGGGAAGATTGGTGATACTCTGGCTGAGCAGGATGTACTGGGAGCTGAGCTCATGAACTTAATCACGCCTTCCCCTAGCCAGCTCAATCGGGACTTCTGGACGACTTATGCCTCTAATCCAGAGCAAGCTGTCGCTGATTTTTACCGGCTTAGTCAAAAGAATGGCTACATCAAGGTCAAGGCTATTGCTAAAAATATTGCTTTTAAAGCACCGACTGCCTATGGAGATTTGGAAATCACCATCAATCTCTCTAAGCCAGAAAAGGATCCCAAGGAGATTGCGGCAGCTAAAAAGGCCAAGAATAGCCATTATCCATCCTGTCAGCTCTGCATGGAAAATGAAGGCTACCAAGGCCGCTTGGACCACCCAGCTCGTGCTAACCATCGGATTATTCGATTTGATTTGTCTAGTCAGGAGTGGGGCTTCCAGTATTCGCCCTATGCCTACTTTAATGAGCATTGCATCTTTCTGCACAGCCAGCACCTTCCTATGGCTATCAGTCGGCTGACCTTTGAGCGCTTGCTAAACATCGTTGAGACCTTTCCAGGCTATTTCGCAGGCTCCAACGCCGACCTGCCTATTGTCGGCGGCTCTATCCTGACCCACGACCACTATCAGGGCGGACGTCATACTTTCCCTATGGAAATAGCAGAGCTGGATTGCAGCTTTACTTTTATCGGATTTGAAGAGGTGGAAGCAGGCATTGTCAAGTGGCCCATGTCAGTCATTCGTCTGAGGTCTGAGAAGAAGGAACAGTTAATCAAGTTGGCTGACAAGCTCTTGCAAGCTTGGCGGACTTATTCTGACCCGAGTGTGCAGGTCTTGGCAGAGTCTGAGGGTGAACCGCACCATACCATTACACCGATTGCCCGCAGAAAAGATGGATCTTTTGAGCTAGACTTGGTCTTGCGGGACAATCAAACTTCCCCAGAACATCCTGATGGCATTTATCATCCTCATAGGGATGTGCAGCACATTAAGAAAGAAAATATCGGTCTGATTGAGGTGATGGGGCTGGCTATTCTACCACCTCGGCTCAAGGAAGAGCTCAAACAAGTTAAACTTTTCCTTATGGGAGAAGATTGTCAGGTTGCTGCCTATCATCAGGAGTGGGCCAATCAACTCAAAGGCCAGAATCCAGATGTTACCGCTGAGACAGTGGATGAAGTAGTTCAGGAATCGGTTGGACAGATTTTCAGCCGAGTACTGGAAGATGCGGGAGTTTACAAGCGAACTGAGGAGGGTCAGGCGGCTTTCATGCGCTTCGTCCAATCCGTGCATCCAGCCCTAGGAAATGTGTTATAA